A stretch of Schistocerca cancellata isolate TAMUIC-IGC-003103 chromosome 3, iqSchCanc2.1, whole genome shotgun sequence DNA encodes these proteins:
- the LOC126176698 gene encoding exosome complex component RRP42 has translation MAEVLLSTAEKTYILHGVDEDFRTDGRNRRTYRPIELETEVVIHANGSARLRLANTDILVGVKTEIDTPFPERPNEGKIEFFVDCSANATPAFEGRGGEDLATEISASLARAYMSSQVFNLSPLIITPGVHCWKLYVDILILECGGNLFDAVSLAVKAALHNTRVPKVENEGKDGDEEMLVLSQNYNDCTHLDVSNTPVLITLCKIGDNCVVDPTAEEEACSVASVVIAVTESGLVTSVFKTGEGSLSPQTFRDALIEGRDIGYNLNKTLKNALLREAEKGNEGGVYEPYGFLK, from the coding sequence ATGGCGGAAGTACTCCTGAGTACAGCAGAAAAGACTTACATTTTGCACGGTGTTGACGAGGATTTTAGAACGGACGGGAGGAACAGACGAACTTACAGACCCATCGAATTAGAAACAGAAGTGgtaattcatgcaaatggttcggCTCGCTTGCGCTTAGCAAACACCGATATTTTAGTGGGCGTAAAAACAGAAATTGACACTCCTTTCCCCGAAAGACCAAACGAAGGAAAGATAGAGTTTTTCGTTGACTGCTCTGCAAATGCGACGCCAGCATTCGAAGGCAGAGGAGGTGAAGACCTAGCCACAGAAATTAGTGCAAGTTTGGCAAGAGCGTACATGTCCTCACAAGTTTTCAACCTATCGCCTTTGATAATTACACCTGGTGTTCATTGCTGGAAGCTATATGTTGACATTCTTATCTTAGAATGTGGAGGTAACCTTTTTGATGCAGTCTCATTGGCAGTTAAAGCAGCCTTGCACAATACCAGAGTGCCAAAAGTCGAAAATGAAGGAAAGGATGGTGACGAGGAAATGCTTGTGTTATCGCAGAATTATAACGACTGTACTCATTTGGATGTTTCAAATACTCCTGTTCTAATTACACTGTGTAAAATTGGCGATAACTGCGTAGTTGATCCGACAGCCGAAGAAGAAGCGTGTAGTGTTGCAAGTGTGGTCATAGCAGTAACTGAATCCGGGTTAGTTACCTCAGTTTTCAAGACTGGAGAAGGAAGCCTGAGCCCCCAAACTTTTCGGGATGCTCTAATTGAAGGCAGAGACATAGGCTACAATCTTAACAAAACACTGAAGAATGCATTACTTAGAGAAGCAGAAAAGGGAAATGAAGGAGGAGTGTATGAACCATACGGATTTTTAAAGTAG